From a single Drosophila sulfurigaster albostrigata strain 15112-1811.04 chromosome 3, ASM2355843v2, whole genome shotgun sequence genomic region:
- the LOC133843984 gene encoding uncharacterized protein LOC133843984 → MSRRVSIATPEETTVSNSSRPSTSSKARASKSPTATPPKSPRASEGDAQSAAKAAAETKTDATDESAAAKSAQDDKPFSDDCERYKEDCCCCHCVAVRCAIKRAAFLRTPEGKRRLEMKMHMKSFFMDINAMTYARCRIENQLDETKESLPSPHDGFPASITKVKRIDVRCLSVDWYIHDLDHVDHYEIFVDNKRIKSIYNPRLKCTILLDVNARTSHKILLKAQPMKGATSDPSPIDLLIRDVCCGNMENLLKGDYFCQCGKQTEMEKIEKEYKKNKCQTLVDFWKPSEFLYTPVCSCPGNCDCDCFA, encoded by the coding sequence ATGTCCAGGCGAGTAAGCATTGCAACGCCAGAGGAGACTACAGTGAGTAACTCATCACGACCGTCAACATCGTCAAAAGCAAGAGCCAGCAAAAGCCCAACGGCAACGCCACCAAAGAGTCCCAGGGCAAGTGAAGGCGATGCCCAAAGTGCGGCCAAAGCTGCAGCGGAAACAAAAACAGATGCGACAGATGAGAGCGCTGCGGCAAAATCAGCGCAGGACGATAAGCCTTTTTCAGATGATTGCGAACGCTATAAGGaggattgttgttgctgccactgtgTGGCCGTGAGATGCGCCATTAAGCGAGCTGCCTTTCTGAGAACTCCCGAGGGCAAGAGACGCCTCGAGATGAAGATGCACATGAAGAGCTTCTTCATGGACATCAATGCGATGACATACGCGAGATGCAGGATTGAGAATCAGCTGGACGAGACCAAAGAGTCGCTGCCATCCCCACACGATGGTTTTCCCGCCAGCATTACCAAAGTGAAGCGCATCGACGTGAGGTGCTTGTCGGTGGACTGGTATATCCATGACCTCGACCATGTGGATCACTATGAGATCTTTGTGGACAACAAACGAATAAAGAGTATTTATAATCCTAGGCTGAAGTGCACCATTTTACTGGATGTGAATGCCAGAACATCGCACAAGATTCTATTGAAAGCGCAGCCAATGAAAGGCGCAACTTCCGATCCAAGTCCCATTGACTTGCTGATCAGAGATGTCTGCTGCGGCAACATGGAAAATCTCCTTAAGGGCGACTACTTCTGTCAATGCGGCAAGCAAACGGAGATGGAAAAGATTGAAAAGGAATACAAAAAGAACAAGTGCCAGACACTTGTGGATTTTTGGAAGCCAAGCGAGTTTCTCTACACTCCTGTCTGCTCCTGCCCGGGcaactgtgactgcgactgcttTGCTTGA